Proteins from one Poecile atricapillus isolate bPoeAtr1 chromosome 6, bPoeAtr1.hap1, whole genome shotgun sequence genomic window:
- the ZP4 gene encoding zona pellucida sperm-binding protein 4 isoform X2, whose protein sequence is MGVVGQSRAASGAMLFWVFLGPLALVLGAHVSVFSDPTLLTCGQKSLQLTLPPGWEGNASFVLTTWDTEGKAHALQNDSGCGLLVSGTPDGSRKVSVSYAGCYVFEWDHNYLILVGLEGTDVAGQKVLYEERLLRCPVDLPALDAPSSSVCSVVPSQDRLPCASLLISQGDCEARGCCYDPRDSVKPCYFGNTVTAHCTPDDQFSIAVSRDATLPPVALDSVQLASGHSTGCVPVLTNNAFVVYQFPLSACGTTFQITGDQVIYENELVASRDVKTGSLGSVTRDSIFRLHVRCSYSISGSSIPLSVQVFTLPPLPAVSQPGPLSLELHVASDGSYTSYYTDSDYPVLKTLREPVYAEVKILQRTDPDLILVLHHCWATPSSSPQQQMQWPILVDGCPYAGDNYQTQLMPLSFTSGLLFPSHYQRFTLYTSTFVDPTSQGKLSGLVYLHCSALVCHQSVKESCVTTCPSSVRGKRSAEHPFQEGTSHVSGKGPVIFLQDELRQYTAKDGLRVTVQAAAPWALGFAAVTTGTAPFVVLVVSVLWQRKVSATHEIN, encoded by the exons ATGGGTGTTGTAGGGCAGTCTAGGGCTGCATCAGGAGCTATGCTCTTCTGGGTGTTTCTTGGTCCCCTGGCTTTGGTTCTAGGGGCTCATGTCAGTGTTTTTTCTGATCCTACCCTGCTGACTTGTGGCCAAAAAAGCTTACAGCTCACCTTACCTCCAGGCTGGGAAGGGAATGCTTCATTTGTGCTGACTACTTGGG ATACTGAAGGGAAGGCACATGCTCTGCAGAATGACTCTGGCTGTGGGCTCTTGGTATCTGGGACTCCAGATGGCTCCAGGAAAGTATCAGTCTCTTATGCTGGCTGTTATGTCTTTGAGTGG GATCACAATTACCTTATACTGGTTGGGCTTGAAGGAACAGATGTTGCTGGGCAAAAGGTTCTTTATGAAGAGAGGCTGCTCAGGTGCCCTGTGGACCTTCCTG CCCTGGATGCTCCAAGCAGTAGTGTCTGTTCAGTTGTTCCCAGCCAGGACCGGCTGCCGTGTGCCTCCCTGCTCATCAGCCAGGGAGACTGTGAAGCACGAGGCTGTTGCTATGACCCCAGAGACAGCGTGAAGCCTTGCTACTTTGGTAACACAG TGACAGCTCATTGCACACCAGATGACCAGTTTTCCATAGCTGTTTCTCGAGATGCAACCCTGCCACCTGTTGCCCTGGACTCAGTGCAACTGGCCAGTGGACACAGTactggctgtgtccctgtcctgacAAACAATGCCTTTGTTGTGTACCAGTTTCCACTCTCGGCCTGTGGCACTACTTTTCAG ATAACTGGAGACCAGGTCATATATGAGAATGAGTTGGTGGCAAGCAGGGATGTGAAGACTGGGAGCCTTGGCTCTGTCACTAGGGATAGCATTTTCAG GTTACATGTCCGATGTAGTTATTCCATCAGTGGGAGCTCCATTCCCTTGAGTGTTCAGGTCTTCACATTGCCACCactccctgctgtgtcccagccaGGTCCTCTGTCTTTGGAGCTGCATGTTGCCTCAG ATGGAAGCTACACTTCCTACTATACAGACAGTGACTATCCTGTTCTGAAGACTCTGAGAGAGCCTGTTTATGCAGAAGTCAAGATCCTTCAGAGAACAGACCCTGACTTGATTTTAGTTCTGCACCACTGCTGGGCCACACCAAGCTCCAGCCCCCAGCAACAGATGCAGTGGCCAATTTTGGTGGATGG ATGCCCTTATGCAGGGGACAACTATCAGACACAGCTGATGCCTCTGAGTTTCACCTCAGGACTACTGTTCCCCTCTCATTACCAGCGTTTCACCCTCTACACATCCACCTTTGTGGACCCCACTTCCCAAGGGAAGCTCTCTGGGCTG GTGTACCTGCACTGCAGTGCTTTGGTGTGCCACCAGTCTGTAAAGGAGTCCTGTGTCACCACTTGTCCTTCCAGTGTCA GGGGTAAAAGGAGTGCTGAGCATCCTTTTCAGGAGGGCACTTCCCACGTCTCTGGCAAAGGCCCTGTGATTTTCCTCCAGGATGAGCTAAGACAGTACACAGCCAAGGATGGCCTCA GAGTGACAGTGCAGGCTGCAGCCCCCTGGGCTCTGGGATTTGCTGCTGTGACAACTGGGACAGCTCCGTTTGTGGTGCTTGTGGTTTCTGTGCTGTGGCAAAGGAAGGTGTCAGCAACACATGAAATCAACTGA
- the ZP4 gene encoding zona pellucida sperm-binding protein 4 isoform X1, with product MTAIPFRWLFLVSLGARKDDLLLCRKLHGKQFGLRSPQLAGDLCLSSGSAALDAPSSSVCSVVPSQDRLPCASLLISQGDCEARGCCYDPRDSVKPCYFGNTVTAHCTPDDQFSIAVSRDATLPPVALDSVQLASGHSTGCVPVLTNNAFVVYQFPLSACGTTFQITGDQVIYENELVASRDVKTGSLGSVTRDSIFRLHVRCSYSISGSSIPLSVQVFTLPPLPAVSQPGPLSLELHVASDGSYTSYYTDSDYPVLKTLREPVYAEVKILQRTDPDLILVLHHCWATPSSSPQQQMQWPILVDGCPYAGDNYQTQLMPLSFTSGLLFPSHYQRFTLYTSTFVDPTSQGKLSGLVYLHCSALVCHQSVKESCVTTCPSSVRGKRSAEHPFQEGTSHVSGKGPVIFLQDELRQYTAKDGLRVTVQAAAPWALGFAAVTTGTAPFVVLVVSVLWQRKVSATHEIN from the exons ATGACTGCCATTCCTTTCAGATGGCTGTTCCTAGTCAGTTTGGGGGCTAGGAAAGATGACTTACTGCTGTGCAGAAAACTCCATGGAAAACAGTTTGGACTTAGGAGCCCCCAGCTTGCTGGAGACTTGTGCCTCTCTTCAGGGTCAGCCG CCCTGGATGCTCCAAGCAGTAGTGTCTGTTCAGTTGTTCCCAGCCAGGACCGGCTGCCGTGTGCCTCCCTGCTCATCAGCCAGGGAGACTGTGAAGCACGAGGCTGTTGCTATGACCCCAGAGACAGCGTGAAGCCTTGCTACTTTGGTAACACAG TGACAGCTCATTGCACACCAGATGACCAGTTTTCCATAGCTGTTTCTCGAGATGCAACCCTGCCACCTGTTGCCCTGGACTCAGTGCAACTGGCCAGTGGACACAGTactggctgtgtccctgtcctgacAAACAATGCCTTTGTTGTGTACCAGTTTCCACTCTCGGCCTGTGGCACTACTTTTCAG ATAACTGGAGACCAGGTCATATATGAGAATGAGTTGGTGGCAAGCAGGGATGTGAAGACTGGGAGCCTTGGCTCTGTCACTAGGGATAGCATTTTCAG GTTACATGTCCGATGTAGTTATTCCATCAGTGGGAGCTCCATTCCCTTGAGTGTTCAGGTCTTCACATTGCCACCactccctgctgtgtcccagccaGGTCCTCTGTCTTTGGAGCTGCATGTTGCCTCAG ATGGAAGCTACACTTCCTACTATACAGACAGTGACTATCCTGTTCTGAAGACTCTGAGAGAGCCTGTTTATGCAGAAGTCAAGATCCTTCAGAGAACAGACCCTGACTTGATTTTAGTTCTGCACCACTGCTGGGCCACACCAAGCTCCAGCCCCCAGCAACAGATGCAGTGGCCAATTTTGGTGGATGG ATGCCCTTATGCAGGGGACAACTATCAGACACAGCTGATGCCTCTGAGTTTCACCTCAGGACTACTGTTCCCCTCTCATTACCAGCGTTTCACCCTCTACACATCCACCTTTGTGGACCCCACTTCCCAAGGGAAGCTCTCTGGGCTG GTGTACCTGCACTGCAGTGCTTTGGTGTGCCACCAGTCTGTAAAGGAGTCCTGTGTCACCACTTGTCCTTCCAGTGTCA GGGGTAAAAGGAGTGCTGAGCATCCTTTTCAGGAGGGCACTTCCCACGTCTCTGGCAAAGGCCCTGTGATTTTCCTCCAGGATGAGCTAAGACAGTACACAGCCAAGGATGGCCTCA GAGTGACAGTGCAGGCTGCAGCCCCCTGGGCTCTGGGATTTGCTGCTGTGACAACTGGGACAGCTCCGTTTGTGGTGCTTGTGGTTTCTGTGCTGTGGCAAAGGAAGGTGTCAGCAACACATGAAATCAACTGA